AGTTAGAAAAGAAAGAGCTAAAAAGTTTTTCCAGACAGTACTTACATTTCCGCATTTTATATCCTGGGTAGTGCTTTCAGGAGTAGTTATTACTATGTTTGGAAACAGTGGTTCTGTTAATCAGCTTATGAGAGCAGTAGGTGCTGATCCTATATCTCCATTAACCAGTTTGTCAGGATTTAGACCTTTTATTTGGTTATCAAATATATGGAAGGAAGTAGGATGGGACACAATTATTTATCTAGCAGCCTTTGCAGGAATAGATCCTGTATTATATGAGGCAGCTAGTATTGATGGTGCTAACAGATGGCATAAATTAATACATGTATCATGGCCAGGAATAAGAAGTACAGTTGCTATAATGCTTATTTTAGCTGTTGGACAACTTATGACAAATGGTGCTAACTTTGATCAAATATTTAATTTATACTCTTCCCCGGTTTATGCTGTTGCAGATACTATAGATACTTATACTTATCGTATGGCCTTCTCTGTAGGTACGGATTTTGGTTATACTACAGCAGTAGGACTATTCAAATCAATAATAAACTTAGTTTTAATATTAACCGCAAATACTATAGTTAAGAAAAGCGGGGAAAACAGTATTTTCTAGAAAGGAGTGAAGTATATGAAGCATAAAAGGAAAAGGGCTTACAGTCTTGAAAAATTTAATTATGTTGATATATTAATTTATGTATTTCTTATTTTTCTTGCTATACTAACTATTTATCCCTTCTACAATGTTATTATTTTATCTTTCTCAAATGCCAAATCTGTAGCGGAGCATAATCCGTATTTTTGGTTTCATGCTTTGGATTTGACTGGATATAAAACAGTTTTTAATGATGGAGCTTTTTTAAAATCTCTGATGAATTCTTTTTTCATAACTATTGTAGGGGTTTCCTTAAATATGTTTTTATCAGTTACTGGTGCATATGCTCTTTCAAAAAAAGACTTGCCAGGCAGAAATGTTTTTTTAGTTTTT
The genomic region above belongs to Clostridium swellfunianum and contains:
- a CDS encoding ABC transporter permease translates to MIQQTKSENRLQIKQRDVNVKKSNLKKSIKNYWLLYLLLIPVLLWYLIFSYLPMGGLILSFKEFDYNSIWTSEFVGLANFKVMFKDVDFWRAFKNTIIFSFGKLAFHFPSAIILAMILNEVRKERAKKFFQTVLTFPHFISWVVLSGVVITMFGNSGSVNQLMRAVGADPISPLTSLSGFRPFIWLSNIWKEVGWDTIIYLAAFAGIDPVLYEAASIDGANRWHKLIHVSWPGIRSTVAIMLILAVGQLMTNGANFDQIFNLYSSPVYAVADTIDTYTYRMAFSVGTDFGYTTAVGLFKSIINLVLILTANTIVKKSGENSIF